The following nucleotide sequence is from Salvia miltiorrhiza cultivar Shanhuang (shh) chromosome 7, IMPLAD_Smil_shh, whole genome shotgun sequence.
GAAGACTCTGTCTGGGCTAGCTTTGTGGTGCAAGTCATCAGAAAGTAGCCCTTCAATATTTTCCGGTCATCTGTCTTCATGCTAGGAATCATGTGCCAAAATATCTCGTCTTTGATTTCTGTTATATATGGATCATCAGtttaacatactccctccgtctcacaaaaacatgaacattttgccattttggggcgtctcataaaaacatgaacatttctattttggtacactaccccaccacaattcctttacttttcatctctacttttcataaagtgagacccattttccactcacaatacacttttatctaacatttcttaaaacccgtgtcacttacaaatgttcatgtttttgtgagaaggagggagtatatcaaTGCCAAAGGGATGGATCCTATACAGTTTGACAGTTTTCCGATAATTGCTTGTGTTAAATTTGTGGTTGAAACTAGTGTAACAGTTGTGGCACTCCGCACTCATAACTATCTGCAATCTATCTTGTCTAGTACAGGAGGCTGTCTCTCAACCAGTTACAGCTTGATTCGTCAAGAGATAATGTATACAAGGATGAGAATCCTAGAAGAAGGAAATCAAAGAAATATCAGTTTGATGTGCCTCCACTTACAAAGCATGACATGAACTCTATTCGTCGGTCTCAGGTATGAACTATCCTTAGTTGATCCTCAATTGAAAATTAGATCTGGATCAGATatcattttttcattttggtaGAATACAGGTTCCTCAAGTTATAGATACATTATGGCATCTAAAAGCAAGAGATATGCTTCCAGCAGTCTGGTTCATCTTTAGCAGAAAAGGTTGTGATGCTGCTGTTCAATATCTTGAAGACTGCAATCTATTGGATGAATGTGAGATAACTGAAGTAGAGCTTGCACTTAAAAAGTTTCGTGTTAAATATCCTGATGCTGTGAGGGAATCTTCTGCAAAAGGCCTTCTTCGAGGTGTTGCTGCCCATCATGCTGGTTGCCTTCCCCTCTGGAAATCGTTCATTGAGGAGCTTTTCCAAAAGGGGCTTGTGAAGGTTGTTTTTGCCACAGAGACTCTTGCTGCGGGAATCAACATGCCTGCGAGAACTGCTGTTATTTCATCTCTGACCAAAAGGATTGACAGTGGCCGCACATTTTTAAGTTCCAATGAGCTGCTACAAATGGCAGGACGTGCTGGCCGTAGAGGCATTGATGAAAGGGGTCATGTCGTTCTTCTTCAAACACCATATGAAGGAGCTGAAGAATGCTGCAAAGTTCTCTTTTCTGGACTAGAACCTCTTGTTTCACAGTTTACAGCTTCATATGGGATGGTGCTTAATCTACTTGCGGTATGCTCTTAATGAAACACTTTTCAGCGTAGTGATCTCCATCTTATACAGATCCTGTATCATCCTTTGCAGGGGGCAAAATTTACACGTAGCTCGGCTGAATCTGATGACTCGAATACCTCACAATCTGGACGGACATTGGAAGAAGCAAGGAAGTTGGTTGAACAAAGTTTCGGAAATTATGTGGGAAGCAATGTTATGCTTGCTGCTAAGGAGGAGCTCTCTAGGATACAGACTGAGATACAGATGCTGGCGTCAGAAATTACTGATGAAGCTATCGATAAGAAGAGTCGAAAATTGTTGTCACATACATCTTACAAAGAAATTGCCGATCTGCAAGAAGAATTGAGGGTATTTAACTTTGCTAACTGTTCTTCCTAGATCGAAGGATCCTATTGTTATGGCAGTACACATGTCTTGCTTATTGTAAGAACAATCATTCTGTCTTTTCTTCTCAGGTAGAGAAACGTACTCGGTCTGAACTTCGGAAAAGAGTGGAATGGGAGAGAATTTTTTCTTTCAAGCCCCTACTCGAGGATCTTGGAAATGAACACCTACCTTTTATGTGTCTGCAGCATACTGATGCAGACGGTGCTCTGCATCAAATTCCTGCTGTTTATTTGGGGAAGGTTGATTCTTTGGAGactttaaaattgaaaaatatggTAAGCCCTACTTGCTCAactatttctctcttttttctaaCTTGTAAATCTTCTCAAGTTTATCACTAAAATCATCAGAAAGCTTTGGAGATGTCCACTTATGTGCTTTTGCCTACAACCTAAGTCATTTGACTGCATGCAACTAGAGACACATTCTGTACCACTCTATGTTGTACCTGCTGGATCATGGAATCCTGTCAATTTTTAGCATCCCCTCCAATATTTTTCTTGCTTATTGATGTTGATGCTATTACCTTCAAAAGGTTGTCAGAGCTGATGAGGCTAATACACTTCCCAATCGAACCATATGctattatatttttgtaatgAAGAACATTTATTTCTTAAAGGTGTAATACTCTATTGTTTGGTTTAGTAATGCATAGTGCTCCATTTGCTAGAGAAAAAGAGGATCAAGATGTAGAATATTCTGGTTCAGTATCTCACTTTTCATTCCCTTCCATTGAGATCTCTTTAATCCATTTTATTCTGGATTACAGGTTCATGAATCTGATTCTTTTGCGCTAACTAATGGAAGTAATTCAAGTGATACAGAGTCTGAACATGCTGCTGAACCATCGTATTATGTAGCCCTTGGTTCGGATAACTCTTGGTACCTTTTCACTGAGAAGTGGATCAGAACCATCTATAAAACTGGATTCCCTAATGTTGCCTTGGCTCTAGATGATGCTTTACCTCGTGAAATAATGGCAAATCTGCTTGATAAGAGAGAAATGCAGTGGCAAAAGGTTGCAGAATCAGAATTTGGTGGTCTATGGTGCATGGAAGGATCTCTTGAGACGTGGTCGTGGAGTTTAAATGTGCCAGTCTTGAGTAGTCTTTCTGATGATGATGAGGTAATCTGAGTAATTAATTAGTCAGATGCATACCTTGGTGTTTGTTAACATGCAGCAATTCATTCTAACTTCTGATCTTTGATGCATTCCAATTAATTTTGGCAAGACAAGGTTGCTTAGAAGCTATAGTCAGGTCGATGTTGCAGCGTCATAATGAATATATTTTGGCAAAGCACGAtagttaaaattttatttactaGCCTTAAGAGAGTATTCAGTGGTAGGCGTGCTTTTTTCAATATTGGCCATGGTGTATTGGAATAGTATATTAAACAGTGGGCACTATATAGGAAGCTAATGaagtttttcttttctaaaagaAAAGAACCAATGAAGTTAATATTAATcttttttcattatatatttacaaaagtAAATATCAGATTATGGTCTCTGCAGGAACAAGTCATAAATACAAGAGCTGGATAACCCATACCCATCTATATAAAGTGACAACGCCACCTAGTTTTTTTCACAAGATAATGCTTTAGTGTCTGGTTTGATGCTTATCAATATACTTGCATAGTTGTGAAGACCATAAGGCCATTGTATAAGCAGAAAGCAAGATAGTTTACAGTTTGCTAATCTCAACCCTGcatttgaattattaatttgtaTGTGAAATTAATGACTACTATTTTGAATTTACCTTATAGTTTTAGTTCCTCAATCATTCACAGTTGACAGCTGGTTGTCTCTATTACGGCCTTAGGTTTTGAAGTTCTCTGAAGCATACAAAAATGCTGTCCAATGCTACAAGGACCAAAGAAACAAAGTTTCACGTTTGAAGAAAAAGATAGCACGTACAGAAGGCTTCAGAGAATATAAGAAGATTTTAGATACGGCCAAGTTTAACGAAGAGAAAATACGAAGATTGAAGGCTAGATCACTTCGTTTGGCTACTAGAATAGAGCAGATAGAACCATCTGGCTGGAAGGAATTTCTTCAGGTAATGCACATGCCAGCTTCGAGATGCTTTTCTCCAAAATCATTGTTTTAAGCTTGATTAAGTGCTACTGTGTAGAAAATCCAATTCAACGAACTGAGttactaattttaaattatttattgtgcCTTCCAGATCAGCAATGTCATACATGAAGTCAGGGCATTGGATATCAACTCACACTTTATATTTCCCCTGGGTGAAACCGCTGGTGCAATTCGTGGGGAGAATGAACTCTGGTTAGCAATGGTTCTTCGGAATAAAGTCCTCGTTGATTTGAAACCCGCACAGCTTGCTGCGGTTTGTGGAGGTTTAGTgtctgaaggaatcaaagttcGACCGTGGAAAAATAATAGGTATCTTTAAACTCTGTAGAAGCTATTACTACTGAGAGTTGCATTAATTAGTTATGGCTCTATGCAGTGCAACATttgaactttgagaaatgaaTAAAAATTGCATATCTGGTGTGTGCAGCTATATATATGAAGCTTCGAGCACTGTTATGAATGTGCTGGGTTTTTTGGATGAACTGAAGAGCTCACTTTTAGATGTCCAGGAAAAGCATGGAGTGAAGGTAATTTGAGTGAAGGGAATGTATATAGTAATGATGGTTTGGTAAATTGGAAGTGAAATGGTGGTTGGGTTTATACTTTATAGATTCCTTGCTGCTTGGATAGCCAGTTTGCCGGAATGGTTGAAGCGTGGGCTTCTGGCCTAACATGGAGAGAGATTATGATGGATTGTGCGATGGATGAAGGAGATCTAGCACGGCTTTTACGACGAACAATTGATCTATTAGCACAGGTAAATCCTCTCTTTCCATTGCTAGAATATGAAGAGCTCTTTTTGACTGCTTGGTTGCAGGTACCTAAATTGCCTGATATTGACCCACGCCTCAAAAGTAATGCGGTGAAAGCTTCGAGCGTCATGGATCGTCCACCCATTAGTGAATTGGTGGGATAAAGCCCATTTCTCTGCTATTATTTATCATCATTCTTTGCATCccaaacaaataaacaaaacacACTCAATTCTTTACACATCTCAAGCTCTAGGAATTTGTAATCTTCTCTGCATAATCAGAAAATCAAAATTGCAGAGCAATTAGATTCGTACTTACTGGGGCAACCCACCACGGGACAAGAAAGAAATTGAATCCAAGGAAAAAAAATGTCCTATTCATCATATATTGATCAAAATTTGTTCTCTACATGtattttacttatatatatgtatgggcaaatggtttttaatacccacttttataatacatctatcaaatctacccacctatataaaacatctatgaaaaatacccacttccTTGTGAAATACCATTTCTACCCTTATACTTAATTTCTCTTTATCTCCCATCTTTTGCCTAATTAAGCTTGActagtatatcggctggaaactttcctcgtgcccgataggttacttcggtaaactgggtctggactatgagacaacgccacgtactgttaagcaaaaaatgattaaaattggtaattgttcaaattgatcccgcgcttctcaaaatggtatcaaagcgggtttttatagagaaattatattatttttaatttattttattattaacccatgtgggaggagactccattaaaagtttatggatccggacgagtgtccgagatgtgtacactacaggaactctctccaaaatttggagaTAGAAACCAGTCGCCTGATAGGCGATCTCAAGtggaacaatcgagtcctcgtaaccaacctacgacgaggaggagatatcgagcttattcgcgagattatcgcgagtatccaattctatCATGAGAATCTCATGAGAATGGCCGCAGCCAGAACGGCCATTGAACGAAACAGAGATGAGGCCCATTGGtcgcacgattgatggaaccaaaagacaaggcgggagtagcttttccaagctaccaaaagatcgagccaagctcttccgacaacgtcaacttgcgggagatccagaagacggtggaatattatggcgtcaagctgtatGATCTATCGATGGAgctgagcagaatatcactcaaacaagaggaaatacttaccctcttgcgtgatatccagaaaagaatggaggagatcgaaaggcgaaaaccatgttccggaaaaattcggaatcaatggtccaaagacccgacgtctacatctctattcgatgcaacacccaaagagttgcagccggaggacataatccgaattatgaaaggcaaatatcatggatagccttgacagaatcggattagaagatctacaagagttagcagaatcttttgctaacctcaatatggtggatctaaagatgaaccaaggagatgaggttcccAAAACAGAGCCTCAAGAAGAATCGTCAAAAAAGGGGTCAGCTcaagacgatgcaagccagttccaacgaaccaggcaacggagcggaccatcaagaaaccgattctcaaatcaaaagagaatcccggcgaggaaaactttcaggcgtactcaggccaaagcaaatgaaagttttaaggactgcaactgctggtcgtgcggtgcaaaggggcatatttcaaccaattgcccagacaacgagaagaAAGGGATAAAAAGATTCAAATCCACacaggatatcgaagatgctatCTTTTACCAGAatctgatacccgtgtatcagtttgaagatatatcctctgatgagagtatatatgaacaagaagaagtctttagttctgaagattcggagatgaccgatggatcaaccggagacgagtcagactaaagaagaacacgaaatccaccacatccagaaggaggatcagaatggattcactagccattttctgattccacaagaagaagtggtgaagaagctcgtgaagaaactcaacagggaaactggagaggtacagacgtaccaagggttttccaatggaagattgaatcgagttttaaatagcttgattccagccaagaggaagcatcatgtctattttggtgtcacaaaccaagaaatggcgcttccaattgagattacaagtaatcaggtggaaatccagctggttcctgctgaagatattatgcaggatcttaagaaaatgaagccagaagtcgcaagcacgatgaaatggattcatattggagcaattcagttggtaatcaaatcatccctctccccagggacagaccaaccgattgatgtcgcactttgcgacaaaagaatCAGAGATGCTAGAGCTTCAGTTCTCGGAGCattttcgggcaatctctatgccaagaggattataaccgagttctacccacagatcgcttataatctacaagactcatccttcagccgagccctgaccctctatcaggactacaaaatgAAGGAGCTTATGACAGGAgggaataggccatactcactgacttatcaagtctcgtatgccttatcaaattcccatcatacagagttatttctgggaaaggaatttattgaaattccagaaatattcaaggaggtagccaaggcagtcaatccaaaccgagtggagattcctcagatcggagaaatcgacatcgacattggagacaagcaggtgctcAACCATACTCAGAGTCTCAGactaggagcaccaaggctatcattccaaggaaataggctaacttcagggcctataacaaggagtttctctcaatcatatgagagaagggcgattcaggaaacaccagctccggacatgagaatcaaactcaaatgtcccgaaggatggagacaagtttccacaagatttgatacaacaagcagggaaaacaagtttccttgtagctcgttgtattatttggcgaatccaggagacaaccgatacatcggaactctggaggttggaggttttgaaattcagaccgaaggccaggccggacaagaagcggatgtcctgatcttaggacgagattttcttgacaaatataatccatggtcatggaaatcaggaggaatggagatcaccattggacgccagagagtgatgatccaatgaccagcccattctcgatatacatctctgtagggatgttatatgagaaatacaaagcagaatattttgctgcttatgtggattcgggagcaggaatctgtacagcaaaacgaggagtctttccagcagaagtggaagaagatctacctcgaattgcaggaagggatttctccaaaaagattttacttctatcaaaaggagtaaaacaaacggaaatattgatcggcggagcaggacagacaccttggtacaaggtcaagactccaccaatttatttccatgataccggagcagatatattattcggaaataattttctgcaaagcttcaagaggtacatacaggacaatgaagccaggaggcttgtgttcacaaccaattgtgatcacaaaatcattgtgcaaaggctcaatggagcttttcatcgttcaatgccaatcaaattccgcagcaagcgtggtgatgatggcagactccggcgaCCCcagatgaaggatcaaaggagatttggagaagttttgctcaaatgcagaactgagggattcccaaatctctctgaggaagaaactcaaatcctcaaagtgtccctgatatcacacaaagatatcaaggaagaagaacaggtgtccattgccgacgtcaaaagaaggattcagaagtgttaccacgaggatcctttggcatggtgggacaagaaccagctcagagcaaccttgaaagtcaaaactggaaaggagtatgagttcgtaaggttcaaacctatcctgatgaaccctcgagatcaacaggatatgatgagtataatcaaggaacaccttgatttaaagttgatcgaagaaggaagatcaccctacagcagtcctggatttctggtaaggaatcatggggagatcaagcgaggaaagccaagattggtcattaattataaagggattaatgacattcttgagttcgatggatatttcatcccaagcagagaacaccttatcaactgcatcagaagtgcaagggtattctcaaagttcgattgcaaatcaggtttctaccagattcgcatggaggaaggaagtaagaagttcacagccttctcaactcctcaaggacattatgtctggaatgtcatgccaatggggctagccaacgcgcctcagatattccaaaggaagatggataatctcttcaaagattattcttcgtttatgtttgtttatattgatgacattcttattgcatcaaaggacattcatgaacatgtcaggcatctggagatctttgcggatgtttgtcaacaagaaggactggtgctgtctgaaaagaaggcagttaTTGCCACCCAGAAAATGGAGTTTCTAggaattgagatcgatgaatctggaatcattctgcaagatcatattgtggaaaaagtccagaattttccggaggatctcaaggagaagaagcagctccaaagctttctagGAGTTGttaattttgcagggatgtttatcaaaaaccttgcagaacacagaaaggtcttcagtccactactgaagaaagatgttccattcatatggaaggaggaacatcgagagggtatgaagaagttaaaagagatttgcaaaaatctcccaaaactttcaataccacaagacgaggatgatttggtcctctacaccgacgcgagtgatttctggtgggcagcagtactcacaaagatcaccccattatggagaagaaccttgcagatactgtagcggtcttttttccaacgacgaggctgtgcgatggcacattaacgagaaagagttttttgcagtcaggaaggcgttcaaaaaatggccgctattcttacttgctaaaaaatttgttttgaaagtagataacactaacgttaaagctttcttaactaaaaggattgaatctaaacctgaaaaggctagattgattagatggcaagcagaatgccaatattatgattatgatattgtcgttttgaaatctgatcagaatgttcttgcagatttccttacaagggatggagctccctgaagtggaggccatcgaggcaatacaggggcagctctttgaaagtttagagctgctacaacaagagtggCACAAATGTGTGCTGCATACCAAACAggcaggaaagatacaagcggctgacgaagccaaagtatctagccaaatcgatgtctgcttcatgaagatgttcaatcttcaggaaacaaccaacaagccgctcttgcgcgctgtccgtgaaaatcgggctaaagcaatgctttccgtacagggcggattacctgtagcaggggattcaagtacccctagcacaagtcctgagacaATGGTTTTACAGCCAGactctcgaggaaaagatgttgttaaggggtcacaccctgaatcaacatgtcaaccctccacctctggggtaaaagagggagagatcaatcttaggcccatgGCAGGCCAAGTTAAGATTGATACTgactttattgaaatttctccttcttggcagatgtaccaggacagatgggagaaacttctcacaaggAAGGgtattaatccgggaaattgccgggttgatgttgccggaaaatatccaagggtttggacgactccaggagccaatccagaCGATGTCaaagaatggtatgagtttggggctttggcctcagtttataccaccgctccagccttcaccgaaatcaagggtctaccaaaatggatccagaaaacggtgttcgacacatgggagaacaacgagtccctcaaaaggggagatgttctggaattgtattgtttcagtgcagcgccagagccagtcggaaaaggaatccgtgaagcttttcacttcattaagcttcggagacctgatacgggagcccttaacaggatcaaagttcccgacttccaggccgcaatcgtctcaacattcacggaggatcaaatctccactagacgagcatgaggtctatgggtctgtcttacagagatggacaaaatgaagtccagattcaagttctaccaaagctcggatctgggaacgttcctagttaataccatgacaggaacaacaactccTTTTGCCGAACAATCTTTCGAGAAGAAACGACTAATGTTGTGGGAGaacaagattgcggggagccaggagactcgtcgcaagttttgcaatatggctcatttgggccattggatcgagaaaatctgcgatcaatgctcatcgcagaaggagccagaattcggcaaaggattctttccaaagccggataaaaggaggttccggtctgatgaacatgataagcatcagactccaaagggaaggacacctcgggcaccaaaaaagtaaggtggccgacaaagcttagtgaatcatgtgattcacagcaaggatcgcacccacaaaagaaacgacaaaagtgggtggaagaacaggaggaccactcaccaaacactccaggacaaaagtgagtggaaggaagagcagccggcccctaccagcattatcacaagaagataaagcaagggtccagcaccatgtgatgccactaacaagtgtcggcaatcaaggccgacaaaagaaggtggatgtcatattcaagcaagctggccacgatgatggaatccaaggccaacaaccaagcaattatagaggggatcaaacctctatataaacccaagagctggagagaagaagaacatccgaaaattcacaacatcttcacacaccacttcctctctctagaaattatctttgtaattttttttaattctgttttcaaagttttcgtttttagttttagttcctttttatttttatgtacacaagtattagctactatgagtagctaaacaagtagtctcctcccttggggagtattttatgaaataaattaaattttatataattcctctataaacacttagtttttgtccaactattccggtttaataaaaatattttcttttcatttttcaacaaaaatatttggcgtcgagacacagtgaaggagggaaactgattcctgaaggtgaccattcggcgaaagccggaacacagtgaaggaagaaggttgcaaccatcacttgcgagtgtgtggttggatGAAGGCCGTGGAGGCAAGAAATCCGTAAAACGCGATTAAAGCTCCGGAAGGTGACCAATCGACAaaaggtatactgttgatttatgatttgaattatttcgaagttgtacggaagcatgttgggcctgattatgtattaattgaattttgataatttgaacATGAAATGGTTTGATGATGGATTTGTTGAGGATTTGTTGAGGGGTAGTTTTGGCATTAATAATGAGTTGGATATGATTGATATGTGTTTTGTGAAAGTGGGcatttttgatagataagttatgaaggtgggtattttaaattttgaccctaTATGTATTCACTTATATATTCTTTCTACCCTCATTAATTTTTTGGTTATGACTTTTAGCCtttgcactacaaaaaaaagaaaagaaaaaagaaacactCCCTCAATCTCGAAAGTATAGTTTCCTCTTACTAACTATTTGCACATTcatctttaaaaaaaagagaaaaagaaaaactattTGCACGTTACGAAAAATATTTGCACAAATTgatgaaaagattaaaaaaGGTTCCTAATTTATTACTAGATCATGAACTATTTGAACTGAATTGAGAATTATACGcaacataaaatatatgaataaaaaataactagATCATAACAATTAAATATGTGgcatatacaaaataaaattattaattaatatcattcAGGTATTATCTAGTTAttcacttttatcattttttattcatAAGGTGGGCCAATGAACGGTAAAAGGTATTAATAAATATAGGAAATAAGAAAGgatataattgtccaaaaaacAGAATAAGAATTTATTTTACGGATAAATATTTAAAGGCAAATAAGAATTTATTTCGtgggcggagggagtatatgcatCATTCTTAATATTCCCTCCATCTCGCTATTAATGACTTACTGTATTTTTTTTGGCACGAGTATTTAGAAGAATAAGATTGTAATGTAAAGGTGTGTAAAAGTGTGTGGGgtcatattatttataatattataaaattataatcaaaaataaaaatagaccATTATCATTTGAACACTCCGAAAAAAAAACAGGTCAataataatgggacggatggaggaCGGAGTACTTATAAAAGGTTTGCACATTCCACCTCAAAAAGAAGTATTTGCACATTAAGAACAAATATTTGGGTAATTAATTAAGTTGGGAATATTGCGAGGGAAAGCGCGGAACCGACTCATTCTCCTCTGCCAGCGAGTCAAATTCGACACGCGTCTTTAATCTCAGCCATTGTCTACCCAACAAATCTCCAACCGTTGATCGCCTTCTTGAACCGCTATAAATAACTGCAGGCATATTATTCTTCCCTAAAAATTCCCAAATTCAGAAACGTGAAACCGGAGTTGTCTGGAGAGAGATTTGTTCCAGATTGACGTGGTTGGAATCCTTTTAATCGATAAATCGTCATTTCTATTTTGTGTTGAATTTCTATTGCCACGAATACAAAAAATTCTGAAAAATCTTCAAGCTGCGTAGTGAATCCT
It contains:
- the LOC130993723 gene encoding DExH-box ATP-dependent RNA helicase DExH15 chloroplastic isoform X1: MKASSIHSLLSPTPSPSPFTANTTNKLSPLPLFRPHLRLRFQYLQLFNSNRHSRFAAPHKFPNPVFPVGSSSQLSDDDIEVESDDEEEEDDVAADEYDVVAGEIGGDSEQDEEDDEVPEASGGVGGGLPRYEEFKWQRVERIRNEVREFGEEIIDVEELASVYDFRIDKFQRLAIQALLKGSSVVVSAPTSSGKTLIAEAAAVATIARGRRLFYTTPLKALSNQKFRDFRETFGDANVGLLTGDSAVNKDAQILIMTTEILRNMLYRSVGTDSSESMLSDVDVIVLDEVHYLSDISRGTVWEEIVIYCPKQVQLICLSATVANPDELAGWIGQIHGKTELVTSSKRPVPLTWHFSTKTALLPLLDQKGTGMNRRLSLNQLQLDSSRDNVYKDENPRRRKSKKYQFDVPPLTKHDMNSIRRSQVPQVIDTLWHLKARDMLPAVWFIFSRKGCDAAVQYLEDCNLLDECEITEVELALKKFRVKYPDAVRESSAKGLLRGVAAHHAGCLPLWKSFIEELFQKGLVKVVFATETLAAGINMPARTAVISSLTKRIDSGRTFLSSNELLQMAGRAGRRGIDERGHVVLLQTPYEGAEECCKVLFSGLEPLVSQFTASYGMVLNLLAGAKFTRSSAESDDSNTSQSGRTLEEARKLVEQSFGNYVGSNVMLAAKEELSRIQTEIQMLASEITDEAIDKKSRKLLSHTSYKEIADLQEELRVEKRTRSELRKRVEWERIFSFKPLLEDLGNEHLPFMCLQHTDADGALHQIPAVYLGKVDSLETLKLKNMVHESDSFALTNGSNSSDTESEHAAEPSYYVALGSDNSWYLFTEKWIRTIYKTGFPNVALALDDALPREIMANLLDKREMQWQKVAESEFGGLWCMEGSLETWSWSLNVPVLSSLSDDDEVLKFSEAYKNAVQCYKDQRNKVSRLKKKIARTEGFREYKKILDTAKFNEEKIRRLKARSLRLATRIEQIEPSGWKEFLQISNVIHEVRALDINSHFIFPLGETAGAIRGENELWLAMVLRNKVLVDLKPAQLAAVCGGLVSEGIKVRPWKNNSYIYEASSTVMNVLGFLDELKSSLLDVQEKHGVKIPCCLDSQFAGMVEAWASGLTWREIMMDCAMDEGDLARLLRRTIDLLAQVNPLFPLLEYEELFLTAWLQVPKLPDIDPRLKSNAVKASSVMDRPPISELVG
- the LOC130993723 gene encoding DExH-box ATP-dependent RNA helicase DExH15 chloroplastic isoform X2 produces the protein MKASSIHSLLSPTPSPSPFTANTTNKLSPLPLFRPHLRLRFQYLQLFNSNRHSRFAAPHKFPNPVFPVGSSSQLSDDDIEVESDDEEEEDDVAADEYDVVAGEIGGDSEQDEEDDEVPEASGGVGGGLPRYEEFKWQRVERIRNEVREFGEEIIDVEELASVYDFRIDKFQRLAIQALLKGSSVVVSAPTSSGKTLIAEAAAVATIARGRRLFYTTPLKALSNQKFRDFRETFGDANVGLLTGDSAVNKDAQILIMTTEILRNMLYRSVGTDSSESMLSDVDVIVLDEVHYLSDISRGTVWEEIVIYCPKQVQLICLSATVANPDELAGWIGQIHGKTELVTSSKRPVPLTWHFSTKTALLPLLDQKGTGMNRRLSLNQLQLDSSRDNVYKDENPRRRKSKKYQFDVPPLTKHDMNSIRRSQVPQVIDTLWHLKARDMLPAVWFIFSRKGCDAAVQYLEDCNLLDECEITEVELALKKFRVKYPDAVRESSAKGLLRGVAAHHAGCLPLWKSFIEELFQKGLVKVVFATETLAAGINMPARTAVISSLTKRIDSGRTFLSSNELLQMAGRAGRRGIDERGHVVLLQTPYEGAEECCKVLFSGLEPLVSQFTASYGMVLNLLAGAKFTRSSAESDDSNTSQSGRTLEEARKLVEQSFGNYVGSNVMLAAKEELSRIQTEIQMLASEITDEAIDKKSRKLLSHTSYKEIADLQEELRVEKRTRSELRKRVEWERIFSFKPLLEDLGNEHLPFMCLQHTDADGALHQIPAVYLGKVDSLETLKLKNMVHESDSFALTNGSNSSDTESEHAAEPSYYVALGSDNSWYLFTEKWIRTIYKTGFPNVALALDDALPREIMANLLDKREMQWQKVAESEFGGLWCMEGSLETWSWSLNVPVLSSLSDDDEVLKFSEAYKNAVQCYKDQRNKVSRLKKKIARTEGFREYKKILDTAKFNEEKIRRLKARSLRLATRIEQIEPSGWKEFLQISNVIHEVRALDINSHFIFPLGETAGAIRGENELWLAMVLRNKVLVDLKPAQLAAVCGGLVSEGIKVRPWKNNSYIYEASSTVMNVLGFLDELKSSLLDVQEKHGVKIPCCLDSQFAGMVEAWASGLTWREIMMDCAMDEGDLARLLRRTIDLLAQVPKLPDIDPRLKSNAVKASSVMDRPPISELVG